From a region of the Fischerella sp. JS2 genome:
- a CDS encoding caspase family protein — MSEFSRNMAFVIGINNYGNGISSLQNAVNDAKKLIEILRTKHGYHVWVCLDEVATLKTLKNFLEKTLPQQIQPDDRLLFYFAGHGVALNGDDGPQGYLIPQDAKLGDTKTYLAMTHLQECLSDLPCRHFLGILDCCFAGAFRWSSTRDLLAAPEVIHKERYDRFITDPAWQIVTSAAYDQKALDAFNLNTERGQIGDHSPFAAALLEALEGRADIYPPATQGKPQGDGVITATELYLYLRDAVEGATEENRRRQTPGIWPLKKHDKGEYIFLAPGHPLNLPPAPPLDESQNPYRGLESFNEEHSNLFFGRQALTEQLFTHIYQQPLTVVLGASGTGKSSLVKAGLIAYIKKLETTHQQWHILAPVRPGESPLRALNNILTPEKSLISSITSLPTLDKVEILFAHLAIWMELNPQSKLLLVIDQFEELITLCKDEQERELFLNFLTEAVKNYSQQLRLVLTLRLDFESQFRDTALKQYWTVARFIVTPMTRTELRQAIEEPASAKVMYFKSDDPNYPLVDRLIDEVANMPGALPLLSFTLSELYLKYLKRQRIAQQRGETIDRAITQTDYQELGGVDVSLSQRADSEYEELVKQDRAYKQTIRHVMLRMVAVGGSEPTRRQVPLSELEYPEPENARVKEVIRRFTDARLLVEGQDPEGKPYVEPAHDALVRGWQKLRMWQDAEDNLILQRQLTPAAQEWKNTQHNKQSADLLTKVEPVLDLVDRSFYFTENLFNKINAKFVRSQRQTSNNQERSRDQPQQFLWNANPYLEVLHEKLNSPDNWFNQLEAEFVQQSVRQKQRNMHLRWGLAIGIILGLIGLTTVALMNQRNAQIGQTSTFRENAEIKLEKQALDGMIEALQAGNSLKQPLLWLFPPKSQLREQVRGTLQRAVYTVKESDRFEGHQGTLRSRFSPDGKFIASAGEDNTVRLWDLQGENKASWNTNQRTVKNLNFSPDSQLLATVAEDGTVSLWNLQGQNQASWNTHQGIVRNLSFSSNNQLLATAGEDGTVRLWDLQGNPIGQPFRGHKKDVWSVVFSPDGNQLASTGDDGTVRLWNLQGKQLNLFAGHQGEISTIMFSPNGQLLATGGEDNIVRLWNLQGKQLVELKGHQGRIWCVGFSPDGQRVASAAGDGTVRLWNLQGQQLEKLEGHQGPVRSVSLSKDGKLLTSAGDDGTVRIWNLQGQQFAQSTDHQQLINSVSFSPDSRYIVSAGYNGTFLWKLQGQHLIAAKANQGLFSSVSFSPNGQQWASAGQDGVIRFWNLQGQLLAELKGHKGLINSVNFSPDGQKLVSAGDDDTIRLWNVQNLRDSQQQLLVWQAQQEGVNSVSFSGDGKLIVSAGKNSTVRVWNLQGNKQNEFSGHLGAVNSSVFSPNGRQVASGGDDDTIRLWNLQGEPIGGLFQLYGSKVTSLVFSHDGKMIVSGNNNSIVQLWNLETKEDVAEWNTEQSSVNNVALNQDNKLLATAGGDGIVKVWQIESFDQLMNQACDRLHGYLKNHPSDRHLCDN, encoded by the coding sequence ATGTCTGAGTTCTCGCGTAATATGGCGTTTGTTATTGGGATTAACAACTACGGCAACGGTATTTCATCCCTGCAAAATGCGGTTAACGATGCCAAAAAACTTATAGAAATTCTGCGGACAAAGCATGGTTATCACGTATGGGTATGCTTAGATGAAGTCGCTACCCTTAAAACGCTGAAAAATTTTTTAGAAAAAACTCTACCACAACAAATTCAACCAGATGACCGCTTGTTATTTTATTTTGCCGGACATGGAGTCGCCCTCAATGGTGATGATGGGCCACAAGGTTATTTAATTCCCCAAGATGCCAAACTGGGAGACACTAAAACCTATTTAGCAATGACCCATTTGCAGGAGTGCTTGAGTGATTTACCCTGTCGTCATTTCTTGGGGATTCTCGATTGCTGCTTTGCTGGTGCATTTCGCTGGTCGAGTACCAGAGATTTATTAGCTGCACCAGAAGTTATTCATAAAGAACGTTATGACCGTTTTATTACTGACCCAGCTTGGCAGATAGTAACTAGTGCTGCTTATGACCAAAAAGCCTTAGATGCTTTTAATTTGAATACAGAGCGTGGTCAAATTGGCGACCATTCACCCTTTGCTGCGGCTTTATTAGAAGCGCTAGAAGGTAGAGCAGATATATATCCTCCAGCAACACAGGGAAAACCTCAAGGAGATGGGGTAATTACTGCTACGGAATTATACTTATATTTACGAGATGCAGTTGAAGGGGCAACCGAAGAAAATCGCCGACGCCAAACCCCTGGTATTTGGCCTTTGAAAAAACACGACAAAGGCGAGTATATATTTCTTGCACCAGGACATCCACTTAACTTACCACCCGCACCACCTCTAGATGAATCTCAAAATCCCTATCGCGGCTTAGAATCTTTTAACGAAGAACACAGTAACTTGTTTTTTGGTAGACAAGCGTTAACCGAACAGTTATTTACACACATTTATCAGCAACCGTTGACCGTAGTTTTAGGGGCTTCTGGTACGGGGAAATCTAGCTTGGTGAAGGCAGGATTAATTGCTTACATCAAAAAGTTAGAGACAACTCATCAACAGTGGCATATTCTAGCGCCAGTGCGTCCGGGTGAGTCTCCATTACGAGCTTTAAATAATATATTAACCCCAGAAAAATCTTTGATATCTTCAATTACCAGTTTGCCTACACTTGATAAAGTAGAAATTCTTTTCGCCCATTTGGCGATTTGGATGGAATTAAATCCTCAGTCCAAATTGTTACTTGTAATTGATCAGTTTGAAGAATTGATCACCCTCTGCAAAGATGAACAAGAGCGGGAATTATTTCTTAATTTCTTGACAGAAGCAGTAAAAAACTATTCTCAACAATTGCGGTTAGTACTGACGCTACGCTTGGATTTTGAATCTCAATTTAGAGATACCGCATTAAAACAATATTGGACAGTGGCTCGATTTATTGTAACACCAATGACACGGACAGAGTTGCGCCAAGCAATAGAAGAGCCTGCATCTGCCAAAGTGATGTATTTTAAATCGGATGATCCTAATTATCCTTTGGTTGATCGCCTGATTGATGAAGTGGCGAATATGCCCGGTGCGCTGCCTCTGTTATCTTTTACACTGAGTGAACTTTATCTTAAATATCTCAAACGGCAGAGAATTGCTCAACAACGGGGTGAAACTATTGACAGAGCTATCACACAGACAGATTATCAAGAACTAGGTGGAGTAGATGTAAGCCTCAGCCAAAGAGCTGACAGTGAATATGAGGAGTTAGTTAAACAGGATCGAGCCTACAAGCAGACTATCCGCCATGTGATGCTACGGATGGTAGCAGTGGGCGGGAGTGAGCCGACGCGCAGACAAGTGCCATTATCAGAATTGGAGTACCCAGAACCAGAAAACGCTAGGGTGAAGGAGGTAATAAGGCGCTTTACAGATGCACGCCTACTTGTAGAAGGACAAGATCCAGAAGGAAAACCCTATGTTGAACCTGCTCATGATGCTTTAGTGCGAGGATGGCAAAAGCTGAGGATGTGGCAGGATGCAGAGGACAATTTAATTTTGCAACGACAACTGACCCCAGCAGCACAAGAGTGGAAAAATACTCAACACAACAAACAGTCAGCAGACTTGCTTACCAAGGTAGAACCTGTTTTAGATTTAGTTGATCGCAGTTTCTACTTTACCGAAAACTTGTTTAATAAAATCAATGCGAAATTTGTGCGATCGCAGCGACAAACATCAAATAATCAAGAGCGATCGCGTGATCAACCGCAACAGTTTCTTTGGAATGCAAATCCCTATCTAGAAGTATTGCATGAGAAACTCAACTCTCCCGATAACTGGTTCAACCAATTAGAAGCTGAATTTGTACAACAAAGCGTTAGGCAAAAGCAAAGGAACATGCATCTGCGTTGGGGCCTAGCAATTGGTATAATCTTAGGTTTAATCGGGTTGACTACCGTAGCTTTGATGAATCAGAGAAATGCACAGATAGGTCAAACTAGTACTTTTAGAGAAAACGCAGAAATCAAGTTGGAGAAGCAAGCGTTAGATGGGATGATTGAGGCATTACAAGCAGGAAATTCCCTCAAACAACCACTTTTGTGGTTATTCCCCCCAAAATCTCAGCTACGGGAGCAAGTGAGAGGAACGCTGCAAAGGGCGGTTTACACAGTTAAAGAAAGCGATCGCTTTGAAGGACATCAAGGCACGCTCAGAAGTCGTTTTAGCCCAGATGGTAAGTTCATAGCTAGTGCTGGAGAAGACAATACTGTCCGCTTGTGGGATTTGCAGGGTGAAAACAAAGCCTCTTGGAATACAAATCAACGCACAGTCAAAAACCTTAATTTCAGCCCGGATAGTCAGCTTTTAGCTACCGTAGCAGAGGATGGCACTGTCAGCTTGTGGAATTTGCAAGGTCAAAATCAAGCCTCATGGAATACGCATCAAGGCATCGTTAGAAACCTCAGTTTTAGCTCAAATAATCAACTTTTGGCTACCGCAGGGGAGGATGGTACTGTACGCTTGTGGGACTTGCAGGGCAACCCAATTGGTCAACCCTTTCGAGGGCATAAAAAAGATGTTTGGAGTGTGGTATTCAGCCCAGATGGCAACCAACTAGCTAGCACTGGTGATGACGGTACTGTGCGTTTATGGAACTTACAGGGTAAACAGTTGAATCTATTTGCAGGACATCAAGGCGAGATCAGCACTATCATGTTTAGCCCCAATGGTCAGTTACTGGCAACCGGAGGAGAGGACAATATTGTTCGTTTGTGGAACTTACAGGGTAAGCAATTAGTAGAATTAAAAGGGCATCAAGGCAGAATTTGGTGTGTGGGATTTAGCCCAGATGGTCAGCGAGTGGCTAGCGCCGCAGGTGATGGCACTGTCCGTTTATGGAATTTACAGGGTCAGCAGTTGGAGAAATTGGAAGGGCATCAAGGTCCGGTTAGAAGCGTCAGTTTGAGCAAGGATGGTAAGTTACTAACAAGTGCAGGCGATGACGGTACTGTCCGCATATGGAATTTGCAGGGTCAACAATTTGCACAATCAACAGATCATCAACAGCTAATTAATAGCGTCAGTTTTAGCCCTGATAGTCGCTACATTGTTAGTGCCGGATATAATGGTACTTTTCTTTGGAAATTACAAGGTCAGCATTTAATAGCAGCAAAAGCAAATCAAGGCTTGTTTAGTAGCGTTAGTTTTAGTCCTAATGGTCAGCAATGGGCATCTGCTGGTCAAGATGGTGTGATTCGCTTCTGGAATTTACAGGGTCAGTTGTTGGCAGAATTGAAAGGGCATAAAGGTTTAATCAACAGTGTCAACTTTAGTCCAGATGGTCAAAAGTTGGTTAGTGCAGGAGATGACGATACTATCCGCCTATGGAATGTGCAAAATCTGCGTGATTCTCAACAACAGCTTTTGGTTTGGCAAGCACAGCAAGAAGGAGTTAACAGCGTCAGTTTTAGTGGGGATGGAAAATTAATTGTGAGTGCTGGGAAAAATAGTACTGTCCGCGTTTGGAATTTACAGGGTAATAAGCAAAATGAATTTTCCGGTCATTTAGGGGCTGTTAATAGCTCAGTATTTAGCCCAAATGGCAGACAGGTGGCTAGTGGTGGAGATGATGATACTATTCGGTTGTGGAATTTGCAGGGTGAACCGATTGGGGGATTATTTCAACTATATGGATCAAAAGTGACGTCATTGGTATTCAGCCATGATGGCAAGATGATTGTCAGTGGTAATAATAATAGCATTGTACAGTTGTGGAATTTAGAAACAAAAGAGGATGTAGCAGAATGGAATACTGAGCAATCATCGGTAAACAATGTTGCATTGAATCAGGATAATAAGTTACTAGCTACCGCAGGAGGAGATGGCATTGTAAAGGTTTGGCAAATTGAATCTTTTGATCAGTTGATGAATCAGGCTTGTGATCGCCTACATGGCTATCTGAAGAATCATCCAAGTGATCGCCATCTTTGCGATAATTAA
- a CDS encoding IS1 family transposase (programmed frameshift), producing MECPRCGSCHNRKNGKKRGKQNHICCDCGRQFIDVYKPPRGYSDEIKQECLKMYVNGMGFRGIERVKNVHHTTIIHWVKRVGTQLADTPNSKEIPQVGELDELETFIGFKKNKIWLWTAVNHFTQGILAWVLGDRSSTTFQQLWNIVQCWQSYFYVTDGYPVYPCFVPDGDQIVSKTYMTRVENENTRLRHYLARLHRKTLCYSKTEEMLRYSVRLLLHYLKYRSVPLPA from the exons ATGGAATGTCCACGCTGTGGATCTTGTCATAACCGTAAGAATGGAAAGAAAAGAGGTAAACAGAATCACATTTGCTGTGATTGTGGTCGTCAATTCATTGATGTCTATAAACCACCCAGGGGCTACTCGGATGAAATCAAACAAGAATGCCTAAAAATGTACGTCAATGGTATGGGATTTCGTGGAATTGAAAGGGTGAAAAACGTTCATCATACTACCATTATTCATTGGGTTAAACGAGTGGGTACACAATTGGCGGATACACCAAATTCAAAGGAAATTCCGCAGGTGGGAGAACTAGATGAATTAGAAACATTTATTGGTT TCAAAAAAAATAAAATCTGGTTGTGGACGGCGGTAAATCACTTTACTCAAGGTATTCTTGCTTGGGTTTTAGGTGATCGTAGTTCGACTACTTTCCAACAGTTATGGAACATTGTCCAGTGTTGGCAGAGTTATTTTTACGTCACAGATGGATACCCTGTTTACCCTTGTTTTGTTCCTGATGGTGACCAAATTGTGAGTAAGACCTACATGACACGAGTCGAAAATGAAAACACAAGGCTTAGACATTATTTGGCTCGTCTTCATCGTAAAACTTTATGTTATTCCAAAACCGAGGAAATGCTGAGATACTCTGTTCGATTGTTATTGCACTACCTCAAATATCGTTCTGTTCCCTTACCTGCCTAA
- a CDS encoding caspase family protein, which produces MTRNIYALLIGIDEYISPVPPLKGCVNDIMAVKEYLQKRVSEDGYQLHLRAILNQNATRQAIIDGFRQHLCQANSEDVAFFYFAGHGSQEEAPEEFWSLEPDRLNETLVCYDSRSPGNWDLADKELAKLIAEVAVKNPHIAMIMDCCHSSSGTRGDIEAETAVRQAPIDRRKRPLNSFIFSLAEASQLCASRSLEASPTGWNFPRGKHIFLAACLDSELAKEYNGDGQSRGVFSYFLLDTLKKANGSLTYRDLFKRTHALVRSKVTEQSPQIEATIFSELDQPFLGGAIAQHNPYLTVYYHPQHDWVIDGGAVHGIPQPAGNETTLLALFAFDTPNAQLRQLSAAIGEAQVLEIMPQLSKVKISGIDNLVPEITFKAVVTSLPLPPKGVLMSGEAAGLELVRSKLLSASSGNQPSLYIREVATPKTAEFKLLARDGQYLITRPADDRPLVASIPGYTDATALQVIQRLEHITRWTNIVELSSPATSRIRPDAVQMLIYQEGQELQDTQIRLEYRQENGKWKSPTFKVKLKNTSQEPLYCALLDLTERYAVSAALFDGGGVWLQPKQEAWALGGKEIYATLPEKLWRQGMTQMKDILKLMISTAEFDATLLEQEELDLPSRLVKQARRGQGTLNRLMNRVLSRNLVAMPEEELYDDWIASQIVITTVRPH; this is translated from the coding sequence ATGACTCGTAATATCTACGCCTTACTAATTGGCATTGACGAGTATATCAGTCCTGTCCCTCCACTTAAGGGCTGTGTTAATGACATCATGGCTGTCAAAGAGTATTTGCAAAAGCGTGTAAGTGAAGATGGATATCAGCTACATTTACGTGCAATATTAAATCAAAATGCCACCCGTCAGGCAATTATTGATGGTTTCCGTCAGCATCTATGCCAAGCTAATAGTGAAGATGTGGCATTTTTTTACTTTGCAGGACATGGTAGTCAAGAGGAAGCCCCCGAAGAGTTTTGGAGTTTGGAACCAGACAGGCTAAATGAAACTTTAGTGTGTTACGACAGCCGTAGTCCAGGGAATTGGGATTTGGCTGATAAAGAATTAGCAAAACTAATTGCAGAAGTAGCCGTAAAAAATCCCCATATTGCCATGATTATGGACTGTTGCCACTCTAGTTCTGGAACTCGTGGTGATATAGAAGCAGAAACAGCAGTTCGTCAAGCCCCCATCGATAGGCGCAAGCGACCTTTAAACAGCTTTATTTTTTCCCTAGCAGAAGCTAGTCAACTGTGTGCTTCTCGCAGTTTAGAAGCAAGTCCAACTGGCTGGAATTTTCCCAGAGGAAAACATATTTTCTTAGCAGCGTGTCTAGATAGTGAGTTAGCCAAAGAGTACAACGGAGATGGGCAAAGTCGGGGTGTATTTTCTTACTTTTTGCTGGATACATTAAAGAAAGCCAATGGCAGTTTGACTTATCGAGACTTATTTAAACGCACTCATGCCCTAGTTCGTAGTAAAGTGACAGAGCAATCTCCGCAAATAGAAGCCACTATTTTCAGTGAATTAGACCAACCATTTTTAGGAGGAGCGATCGCTCAACACAATCCCTACTTAACTGTGTATTATCATCCACAGCACGATTGGGTAATTGATGGTGGTGCTGTACATGGGATTCCTCAACCTGCTGGAAATGAGACAACCTTGTTAGCATTGTTTGCTTTTGACACACCTAATGCACAACTACGGCAATTGTCAGCAGCCATAGGCGAAGCTCAAGTATTAGAAATCATGCCGCAACTCAGTAAAGTTAAGATTAGCGGTATTGACAACTTAGTGCCAGAAATAACTTTTAAGGCAGTAGTCACCAGTTTACCCCTACCGCCCAAAGGTGTGTTAATGTCAGGAGAAGCAGCAGGGTTAGAACTTGTTCGGTCTAAATTGCTGAGTGCAAGTTCAGGAAACCAGCCTTCTTTGTATATTCGTGAAGTGGCTACACCAAAAACTGCTGAATTTAAGTTACTTGCCCGTGATGGTCAATATTTAATTACCCGCCCAGCCGATGACCGTCCTTTAGTTGCTTCTATCCCAGGTTACACAGATGCTACAGCCTTGCAAGTAATTCAACGCCTAGAACATATTACCCGTTGGACAAATATTGTTGAACTCTCTAGTCCTGCTACCAGTCGCATTCGACCGGATGCGGTGCAAATGCTAATTTATCAAGAAGGACAAGAACTGCAAGATACTCAAATTCGGCTTGAGTACCGACAAGAAAATGGCAAATGGAAAAGTCCCACTTTTAAAGTCAAGCTCAAAAATACTAGTCAAGAACCTTTGTACTGCGCCCTATTGGATTTAACAGAACGTTATGCAGTCAGTGCAGCTTTATTTGATGGTGGAGGCGTTTGGTTACAACCAAAACAAGAAGCCTGGGCATTAGGCGGTAAAGAAATCTATGCCACGCTACCAGAAAAGCTGTGGAGACAGGGAATGACACAAATGAAAGACATTCTTAAACTCATGATCAGCACCGCCGAATTTGATGCTACTTTACTTGAACAAGAAGAACTGGATTTGCCTTCTCGCTTAGTGAAACAAGCACGCCGAGGTCAAGGAACGCTTAACCGTTTAATGAACAGAGTTTTATCTCGCAACCTTGTAGCTATGCCAGAAGAAGAACTTTATGATGATTGGATTGCCAGTCAAATTGTGATTACAACTGTGCGCCCACATTGA
- a CDS encoding alpha/beta hydrolase, which yields MIPLLGILIAVAIACSFYTDRAIRQAEADFPPQGKYVKVAGVRLHYICKGSEQAVILLHGNPGSVLDYPPEIIDRIAQEYCVYAFDLPGHGYSDRPAIATPLVQAQLLRSALQKIGVEKPILVGYSWSSAIALAYALRYPDEVAGIVLLCAIAYKVDQALLPLAKFAQSSLLEFLLKLVPPNLVGYMLFAHLKKGFLPKSPNLDYLKAAQALWTRPIQIQAALEDSQNLQLALDEMKKRYSEIEVPVVIVVGDSDNFVSAKDNSYRLRDRLSHSQLIILPDTGHAIPQTQPQAVVNAINIIGKQIDKE from the coding sequence ATGATACCCCTGTTGGGGATTTTGATAGCAGTTGCGATCGCTTGTTCTTTTTACACCGACCGAGCAATTCGACAAGCGGAAGCTGATTTTCCTCCCCAAGGAAAATATGTGAAAGTGGCTGGAGTGAGATTACACTATATTTGCAAAGGTTCTGAACAAGCGGTGATTTTATTGCATGGTAATCCTGGTTCTGTGCTAGATTATCCTCCTGAAATTATTGATCGCATCGCTCAAGAATATTGTGTTTATGCTTTTGATCTGCCTGGACATGGTTACAGTGACCGTCCAGCTATAGCCACACCACTTGTACAAGCTCAATTACTGCGTAGCGCCTTGCAAAAAATTGGGGTTGAGAAACCAATATTGGTTGGATACTCTTGGAGTAGTGCGATCGCTCTTGCCTATGCACTACGTTATCCTGACGAAGTTGCAGGCATTGTTCTCCTTTGTGCTATAGCCTATAAAGTTGATCAGGCACTTTTGCCATTAGCAAAATTTGCACAGTCCTCATTATTGGAATTTCTGCTCAAACTTGTTCCACCTAATTTAGTAGGCTATATGCTTTTTGCACACTTAAAGAAAGGATTTTTACCAAAGTCCCCAAATTTGGATTATTTAAAAGCAGCACAGGCATTGTGGACAAGACCGATTCAAATTCAAGCTGCCTTGGAAGACAGTCAAAACCTGCAATTAGCGTTAGATGAAATGAAAAAACGCTACAGTGAAATTGAAGTCCCTGTTGTTATTGTTGTAGGTGACAGTGATAATTTTGTCTCTGCTAAAGATAATTCTTACCGATTGCGCGATCGCCTTTCTCACTCCCAATTAATTATTTTACCCGACACAGGCCATGCCATTCCCCAAACCCAGCCGCAAGCAGTCGTCAACGCTATAAATATTATTGGCAAACAGATTGACAAAGAATAA
- a CDS encoding ATP-grasp domain-containing protein, translated as MNATYDFRYFQGSSFSDLFAQDTTDARYAFILNYPATASWAAYPNTKKYFLQDGSSEATKTSFDKISQKEPWKNLAVLGEKIPGIVIIPPHKLLINYWREHFGFSYSNMEIIHYSTYLDELSQSDRFDKIITLFPFDHLKPTKHAIDPDTHYHLLSKVTLAELGVQCPQYKSYNLHTVSLKDIQLPEQFPYLIKTSHGLSGEGTYIIKNISDLNYCFEEIRKYLDIKLLSKIIVSEFVKNAVQNYCVQFYIKKAGDITLIGTTRQLVTRKGDYLGGLIDYRQTDMSQFFEMIATIGRYAHQHEYFGVIGFDVLEDKDGQLYAIDANFRVNGSTPLCLQRHTLLKLGKEVAKYSTDYRMDGTLDSILVTLKAELDRKDFIILSALEKVKYGKIYTEMSAIVTGETIEQMQQIEQNLQHKGLHGSP; from the coding sequence ATGAACGCAACATACGACTTTCGTTACTTTCAAGGGAGTTCTTTTTCCGATTTATTTGCTCAAGACACCACAGATGCACGTTATGCATTTATCCTAAATTATCCTGCAACTGCCAGTTGGGCGGCCTACCCCAATACAAAAAAATACTTTCTTCAAGACGGTAGTAGTGAAGCCACCAAAACCTCCTTTGACAAGATTTCCCAAAAAGAACCTTGGAAAAATTTGGCTGTGTTAGGCGAAAAAATTCCAGGAATTGTGATTATTCCGCCGCATAAGTTGCTGATTAACTACTGGCGGGAGCATTTTGGCTTTAGCTACTCCAACATGGAGATCATACACTATTCGACTTATCTAGATGAACTCAGTCAGAGCGATCGCTTTGACAAAATCATCACTCTGTTTCCCTTTGATCACCTTAAACCCACAAAACACGCCATCGATCCGGATACTCATTACCATTTGCTCAGCAAAGTGACGCTAGCCGAACTTGGGGTGCAGTGTCCACAATACAAAAGCTACAATTTACACACTGTCAGTCTCAAAGACATTCAGCTACCAGAGCAATTCCCCTACTTAATCAAAACATCTCACGGTCTATCAGGAGAAGGTACTTATATTATCAAAAACATTAGCGATTTGAACTACTGCTTTGAAGAGATAAGGAAATATCTCGATATTAAGTTGCTCTCTAAGATTATTGTCTCCGAGTTTGTCAAGAATGCCGTACAAAATTACTGCGTCCAGTTCTATATCAAGAAAGCAGGAGATATAACGCTGATCGGCACTACAAGACAACTTGTGACCCGCAAAGGTGACTATTTAGGGGGACTAATTGACTATCGCCAAACTGACATGAGCCAATTCTTTGAAATGATAGCCACTATTGGTCGGTATGCTCACCAGCATGAATATTTTGGCGTGATTGGTTTCGATGTATTAGAAGACAAAGACGGACAACTTTATGCGATCGATGCCAATTTCCGAGTCAACGGCTCGACTCCGTTGTGCTTGCAGCGCCATACCCTACTAAAACTGGGAAAGGAGGTAGCTAAATATTCTACTGACTACCGCATGGATGGGACGTTAGACTCAATTTTAGTAACTCTCAAAGCAGAACTGGATCGTAAAGACTTTATTATCCTGTCAGCTTTGGAGAAGGTCAAATACGGGAAAATCTACACTGAAATGTCCGCGATTGTGACTGGAGAGACAATTGAGCAAATGCAGCAGATCGAACAAAACCTACAGCATAAAGGATTGCACGGCAGTCCATAG
- a CDS encoding carbonic anhydrase: protein MKKLIKGLREFKASYFSAHQELFEQLSHGQKPRVLFITCSDSRVDPNLITQAQLGELFVIRNAGNIIPPFGATNGGEGATIEYAVQALDIQQIIICGHSHCGAMKGLMKLNSLREEMPLVHDWLKYAEATRRLVLDHYSHYQGEELLEIIIAENVLTQIENLRTYPVIHSKLYQGQLKIYAWIYHIEKGEVLAYDPDKHAYVLPQNQLLELETNETLQPQFPTSKIAIHSDQSQQEEIETPHKITISAHERFPMTQLSPEQMERIYRGSTQVN, encoded by the coding sequence ATGAAGAAATTAATTAAAGGTCTGCGTGAATTTAAAGCTAGCTACTTTTCAGCACATCAAGAACTGTTTGAGCAACTTTCTCATGGTCAAAAGCCTAGAGTGTTGTTTATTACCTGTTCCGATTCGCGTGTCGACCCAAATTTGATTACACAAGCTCAGTTGGGTGAATTGTTTGTCATCCGCAATGCAGGCAACATTATTCCACCATTTGGAGCAACTAACGGCGGTGAGGGTGCGACAATTGAATATGCTGTTCAAGCCTTAGATATTCAGCAAATTATTATCTGCGGTCACTCTCACTGCGGTGCAATGAAAGGGCTAATGAAGTTAAACAGTTTGCGAGAGGAAATGCCGCTTGTGCATGATTGGCTCAAATATGCAGAAGCAACCCGAAGGCTGGTTCTAGACCACTACAGTCATTACCAAGGAGAAGAACTGCTAGAAATCATTATTGCCGAAAATGTCCTCACTCAAATAGAGAATTTGCGGACGTATCCAGTAATTCACTCGAAACTCTACCAAGGACAACTCAAAATTTATGCTTGGATTTATCACATTGAGAAGGGAGAAGTTCTAGCATACGACCCCGACAAACACGCCTATGTCTTGCCCCAAAACCAGCTTCTAGAATTAGAAACTAATGAAACACTTCAACCCCAGTTTCCAACTAGCAAGATAGCAATCCATTCTGACCAAAGCCAGCAAGAGGAGATTGAAACTCCTCACAAAATCACTATCTCTGCACATGAGCGGTTTCCCATGACACAACTCTCTCCCGAACAGATGGAGCGAATTTATCGAGGATCGACGCAGGTCAATTGA
- a CDS encoding DUF4278 domain-containing protein, whose protein sequence is MQLIYRAANYEYNPYNTYKTEGNRIGIYRGVKTNFRLHTVVRLHQSPRLLKYRGITYVS, encoded by the coding sequence ATGCAATTAATTTATCGGGCTGCTAATTATGAATACAATCCTTATAATACCTACAAAACTGAAGGAAATAGAATTGGCATCTACAGAGGTGTCAAGACAAACTTTCGCTTGCACACAGTTGTAAGACTGCACCAATCTCCACGACTTTTGAAGTATCGTGGTATTACTTACGTCAGCTAA